A DNA window from Clostridium pasteurianum contains the following coding sequences:
- a CDS encoding Ger(x)C family spore germination protein yields the protein MKKNISIFMIIVFMTAFTGCKESKQEINQMGTVLATGFDLTEDGKYIITVQILNPQGGGSDTSKKSDTEGKSDVTVFSSESDTPSSAPANLAESYGKPIFFGHSKYVVLGERLAKTGVTKFMDSVFRIRTTRPDVAVFVTKGNASDIIKADLPDEKISADKVENLIKFQGEKGYSPMTSRLRFANALMDKIRAPILGVINIKNEFNSDNTFDVSGTAVFKEDKLIGYMDMNETRGMQWINGKVQSGSIVGHLPNNKVANFYILKSRSKIKPVLKNGSLRVEVNIFEEGNVIEMSAPLNPMENYKVMDKLSEVQSNAIKGEALLALNTAQKKYDADVFGFANAINETYPDFWNKIKSNWPSIFQKLKVDVNVTSSVKRPGIISKPIG from the coding sequence ATGAAAAAAAATATTTCCATTTTTATGATAATTGTATTTATGACCGCATTTACAGGGTGTAAGGAGTCAAAACAGGAGATAAATCAAATGGGGACGGTACTAGCTACGGGTTTCGATTTAACTGAGGATGGTAAATACATAATTACTGTACAAATTTTAAATCCTCAAGGGGGAGGTTCTGATACTTCTAAAAAAAGTGATACTGAAGGTAAATCTGATGTAACTGTTTTTAGCAGCGAAAGTGATACTCCTTCATCTGCTCCAGCAAATTTAGCAGAAAGTTATGGTAAACCAATATTTTTCGGTCACAGCAAATATGTTGTTTTAGGTGAAAGGTTGGCAAAAACAGGAGTAACAAAGTTTATGGATTCTGTATTTAGAATAAGAACTACAAGACCAGATGTTGCAGTATTTGTTACGAAAGGAAATGCAAGCGATATCATTAAAGCTGATCTGCCCGATGAGAAGATTTCTGCTGATAAAGTTGAAAACTTAATAAAGTTTCAAGGAGAAAAGGGATATTCTCCAATGACTTCAAGATTAAGATTTGCAAATGCTTTAATGGATAAAATTAGGGCTCCAATCTTAGGAGTTATTAATATAAAAAATGAGTTTAATTCAGACAATACATTTGATGTTTCAGGAACTGCTGTATTTAAGGAGGATAAACTTATTGGATATATGGATATGAATGAAACAAGAGGCATGCAGTGGATTAATGGAAAGGTTCAGAGTGGTAGTATTGTTGGACACTTACCAAATAATAAGGTGGCTAATTTTTATATACTAAAATCAAGAAGTAAAATAAAGCCTGTATTAAAGAATGGTTCTTTACGGGTGGAAGTTAATATATTTGAGGAAGGAAATGTAATAGAAATGTCTGCTCCTTTAAATCCAATGGAAAATTATAAGGTTATGGATAAATTAAGTGAAGTGCAGTCTAATGCCATAAAGGGAGAAGCACTTCTTGCCTTAAATACGGCACAAAAGAAATATGATGCTGATGTGTTTGGCTTCGCAAATGCAATAAACGAAACTTATCCTGATTTTTGGAATAAAATAAAATCCAATTGGCCATCGATTTTCCAAAAACTTAAAGTTGATGTTAATGTAACCTCAAGTGTTAAAAGACCTGGAATTATATCTAAACCTATAGGGTAA
- a CDS encoding GerAB/ArcD/ProY family transporter, translating into METKISVRQLFAAIVLVPFGSAVLFFINPKAKQDAWIAILIYIIPAVILQLIYVSLWNKYPEDTPVTYMPKIFGKVIGYTLSIIYIVFFAYEAARVLRDFDELIAIASMQRLHLYITSIILMITVAYALFNGIETLSRMVYIFLYLWIFFVIFEWIFLYMTPGDIKFFNLQPILENGFMPIIKDSWKLITFPFGESIVLAMFFPLVKERAKVRKAAVWAIILEGVLLALNTIMFIAVLGVNFASVSLFPFLQTLRTMRVGSAFDRLDIFVILVMVIVGFLKIGFFTYGAALGTAQLAKLKDTKYISLVFCIIVTITSLIIARNYPQHIYIGQTITLTYIHLPLTVIIPTIALFVYGIKYFIQKIRSKS; encoded by the coding sequence ATGGAGACAAAAATATCTGTTAGGCAGCTATTTGCGGCAATTGTATTAGTTCCCTTTGGCAGTGCTGTGCTTTTTTTTATAAATCCTAAAGCAAAGCAGGATGCATGGATAGCCATATTAATTTATATAATTCCAGCAGTAATTTTGCAGCTTATATATGTGAGCTTATGGAACAAATATCCCGAAGATACTCCAGTTACTTATATGCCAAAAATTTTTGGGAAAGTAATAGGTTATACCTTAAGCATAATTTATATTGTTTTTTTTGCATATGAAGCTGCCAGAGTTTTACGTGATTTTGATGAACTCATAGCAATTGCATCAATGCAGAGACTACATTTATATATAACTTCAATTATACTTATGATTACAGTTGCATATGCTCTTTTTAATGGAATAGAGACTCTTTCTCGAATGGTGTATATTTTTTTATACTTATGGATTTTCTTTGTTATCTTCGAATGGATATTTCTTTACATGACCCCAGGAGATATCAAGTTTTTCAATTTACAGCCAATCTTAGAGAATGGTTTTATGCCAATTATAAAGGATAGTTGGAAGCTTATAACATTTCCATTTGGTGAAAGTATTGTACTTGCAATGTTTTTTCCGCTTGTTAAGGAGAGAGCTAAGGTAAGGAAGGCAGCAGTGTGGGCAATTATATTAGAAGGAGTTCTTTTAGCATTGAATACTATTATGTTTATAGCAGTATTAGGGGTTAATTTTGCGTCTGTCTCCCTATTCCCTTTTTTACAAACGCTGCGTACTATGCGTGTTGGGAGTGCTTTTGATAGATTAGACATATTTGTAATCTTGGTCATGGTAATAGTGGGATTTTTAAAGATAGGTTTTTTTACATATGGTGCGGCATTAGGAACCGCACAGTTAGCAAAGCTTAAAGATACAAAGTACATCTCTCTGGTATTCTGTATAATTGTCACCATAACTTCGCTAATAATAGCTAGAAATTATCCTCAGCATATATATATTGGTCAGACCATAACTTTAACATATATTCATTTGCCACTAACTGTTATCATTCCTACTATTGCATTATTTGTGTATGGAATTAAGTACTTTATTCAAAAAATAAGGAGTAAATCATGA
- a CDS encoding Ger(x)C family spore germination protein — MKKVISIVMVIIFTLFSVGCSKTKQEIEKLSVVLAGGFDINEKGEYIYSAQILNVNKPASKTMSNKSSSNVVVFTSKGSTPYDAINHMSTSVGKNLFLGHSSYVVVGRRLAENGISLLLDTTLRVASTRPDQPLFVSKGTALDIIKTVSADEKIPANAIGNIVKFQRGKGYATITSRLDMANELSSKTAAPVTGIIDIEERKNADNVFRLAGTGVFKKDKLIGYMDKKETRGMQWIKGNVQSGSLIAYTPDNKEITFDILKSKSTVKPVIKNNKITMQINIKEQANITELTKDIDLIKNPEKIKYLNEIQNRAIKNEVQLALDAAQKKLRADVFDFGGNVHRHYPKLWKSTESKWQNIFPNLKVEVNVDSSIKRPGIISKPIK, encoded by the coding sequence ATGAAAAAGGTTATTTCAATTGTTATGGTAATAATTTTCACACTTTTTTCAGTTGGTTGCAGCAAGACAAAGCAGGAAATTGAAAAACTTTCTGTAGTTTTAGCTGGAGGTTTTGATATTAATGAGAAAGGCGAGTATATTTATTCTGCGCAAATACTAAATGTCAACAAACCAGCTTCAAAAACTATGTCCAATAAGTCTTCTTCAAATGTAGTGGTTTTTACAAGTAAAGGAAGTACTCCTTATGATGCTATAAATCATATGTCTACAAGTGTTGGCAAAAATTTATTTTTGGGTCATAGCTCATATGTAGTCGTAGGAAGGCGCTTAGCTGAAAATGGTATCTCACTTTTACTTGATACTACTTTAAGGGTTGCTAGCACTAGACCTGATCAGCCCTTATTTGTATCAAAGGGCACTGCCTTAGACATAATAAAAACTGTATCAGCTGACGAAAAAATACCGGCAAATGCAATTGGTAATATAGTTAAATTTCAAAGAGGTAAGGGATATGCCACGATAACGTCAAGGCTTGACATGGCCAATGAGCTATCAAGTAAAACAGCAGCACCTGTGACAGGCATAATTGATATTGAAGAAAGAAAGAATGCTGATAATGTTTTTAGGCTTGCGGGTACAGGTGTATTTAAGAAGGATAAACTTATAGGTTATATGGACAAAAAAGAAACCAGAGGTATGCAGTGGATAAAGGGAAATGTTCAAAGTGGCAGTTTAATAGCGTATACGCCAGATAATAAGGAAATAACTTTTGATATATTAAAGTCTAAAAGTACTGTAAAGCCAGTTATTAAAAATAACAAGATAACAATGCAAATCAATATAAAAGAGCAAGCAAATATAACGGAATTGACGAAAGATATAGATTTGATAAAAAATCCAGAAAAAATAAAGTATTTAAATGAGATTCAAAATAGGGCAATAAAAAATGAGGTTCAGCTTGCACTTGATGCTGCACAAAAAAAATTAAGAGCTGATGTATTCGATTTTGGGGGAAATGTACATAGACACTATCCTAAGCTCTGGAAAAGTACTGAAAGTAAATGGCAAAATATTTTTCCAAATCTTAAGGTTGAAGTAAATGTTGATTCATCTATAAAAAGACCGGGCATTATTTCAAAGCCAATAAAGTAA
- a CDS encoding GerAB/ArcD/ProY family transporter → MKTKISVFQLFASIVMFESGTAVFFYLASDTKQDAWITILIYVLPAIILQIIYTSLWKDYPQDNVMTYMPKIFGKFIGYFLSVIYIIYFIYGASRVLRDLSELMSIAVLPKIPLILTSFMLIIITCYAVFSGIESICRIAATFLFVFLCFFILSFIFLSTTPDVFRIRNLKPVIHSGLLFLIKKGWTLMTFPFGESLVFSTLYPFVVESKKVRKYAIAANILEGIILSSTSIMVVSTLGVKLAQTSLFPLLQTFRVIKVGSAFDRLDILVVVILLFGVFFKMSFFIYAAMVGTASLIKFNNIKYLSIPISIIVLIASEFIAQNYPQHIKIGLDFTVKYIHVPMLLIIPILALIVVNLKKLKERKKVRMQKRN, encoded by the coding sequence ATGAAGACCAAAATAAGTGTTTTTCAACTATTTGCAAGTATTGTGATGTTTGAAAGTGGTACTGCTGTGTTTTTTTATTTAGCTTCAGATACAAAGCAGGATGCATGGATAACAATTCTCATTTATGTATTACCAGCCATTATTTTGCAAATTATATATACTAGTTTGTGGAAGGATTATCCACAAGATAATGTAATGACTTATATGCCTAAGATTTTTGGGAAGTTCATAGGCTATTTTTTAAGTGTAATATATATAATATATTTTATTTATGGAGCGTCTAGAGTGCTTCGTGACCTTTCTGAACTAATGTCCATTGCAGTACTACCAAAGATTCCATTGATATTAACTTCATTTATGCTAATTATAATTACCTGTTATGCAGTTTTTAGTGGTATTGAAAGTATATGTAGGATAGCAGCTACTTTTTTGTTCGTTTTTTTATGTTTTTTTATATTATCATTTATATTTTTATCAACAACTCCAGATGTATTTAGAATTAGGAATTTGAAGCCAGTAATACATAGTGGATTGTTATTTTTGATTAAAAAGGGATGGACACTTATGACCTTTCCTTTTGGTGAAAGCTTGGTATTTTCTACTCTTTATCCATTTGTAGTCGAATCGAAAAAAGTTAGGAAATATGCAATTGCTGCAAACATACTTGAAGGCATTATTCTTTCTAGTACTTCCATAATGGTTGTATCTACACTGGGAGTAAAACTTGCACAAACTTCACTGTTTCCACTTTTACAGACCTTTAGGGTAATAAAGGTTGGCAGTGCTTTTGATAGATTAGATATACTTGTAGTAGTAATATTACTATTTGGGGTCTTTTTTAAAATGAGTTTTTTTATATATGCTGCAATGGTTGGTACAGCTTCGCTTATTAAGTTTAATAATATTAAGTATTTATCTATACCAATTAGCATAATAGTCTTAATTGCTTCAGAGTTCATTGCTCAAAATTACCCTCAGCACATAAAAATCGGTCTTGATTTTACTGTGAAATACATACACGTGCCAATGCTTTTAATAATACCGATTTTGGCACTTATAGTTGTTAACTTAAAGAAGTTAAAGGAACGAAAAAAGGTAAGAATGCAAAAAAGAAATTAA
- a CDS encoding Rpn family recombination-promoting nuclease/putative transposase: protein MARKTGRSEIYDDNFIMSPKVDFAFKLLFGDSNNIALLQSLLSSILNISKEELNDLKIINNELPRQFAEDKKGILDVRAKTKDKKEIDIEIQVLSTDYMAERTTFYWSKMYTSQIKSGDTYDKLKKCITINIVDFECIPLNKIHTSYHITEDETGYKLTDILEIHYLELPKLDKKDVKKDENTAIIQWMEFIGAKSKEVMEMLASKNKDIKEAYDKLQIISKDEESRMAYEAREAEIHDQMTRLKAAREEGITQGAAEKAVRIAENLLKMGLTVEQVASASELTKEKVIELKKKYQN, encoded by the coding sequence ATGGCTAGAAAAACAGGAAGATCTGAAATTTACGATGACAATTTTATAATGTCTCCAAAAGTAGATTTTGCATTTAAGCTTTTGTTTGGGGATTCCAACAACATAGCTTTACTGCAATCACTATTAAGCTCCATATTAAATATATCTAAAGAAGAACTCAATGATTTAAAAATAATAAATAATGAACTGCCAAGGCAATTTGCAGAAGATAAAAAAGGTATTCTAGATGTAAGAGCAAAGACAAAAGACAAAAAAGAAATAGATATAGAAATTCAGGTGCTATCAACGGACTATATGGCTGAAAGAACCACTTTTTACTGGTCAAAAATGTATACATCACAAATAAAGTCTGGAGACACTTATGACAAGCTTAAAAAATGTATAACCATAAATATAGTAGATTTTGAGTGTATACCATTAAACAAAATTCATACAAGTTATCATATAACAGAGGATGAAACAGGATATAAACTTACAGATATACTTGAAATTCACTATTTAGAACTTCCAAAACTCGATAAAAAAGACGTAAAAAAAGATGAAAATACCGCAATAATTCAGTGGATGGAATTTATAGGAGCAAAGTCAAAGGAGGTAATGGAAATGCTAGCATCAAAAAATAAAGATATAAAAGAAGCTTATGATAAACTTCAAATAATAAGCAAAGATGAAGAATCAAGAATGGCATATGAAGCAAGAGAAGCAGAAATCCATGACCAGATGACTAGACTAAAAGCTGCTAGAGAAGAAGGAATAACTCAAGGAGCCGCCGAAAAAGCAGTGAGAATAGCAGAAAATTTATTAAAAATGGGGCTCACGGTTGAACAAGTAGCTTCAGCATCAGAACTTACAAAAGAAAAAGTAATTGAACTTAAAAAGAAGTACCAAAACTAG
- a CDS encoding TM1266 family iron-only hydrogenase system putative regulator yields the protein METRVAIIGIIVENESSVESLNALLHEYGKYIIGRMGIPYRVKSINIISIAIDAPQDVISALSGKIGKLNGISSKTLYSKVITKE from the coding sequence ATGGAAACTAGAGTTGCTATTATTGGAATAATTGTTGAAAATGAGAGTTCAGTTGAGTCATTAAATGCTTTACTTCATGAATACGGAAAGTACATAATTGGACGTATGGGTATTCCTTACCGTGTAAAGAGCATAAATATAATAAGCATTGCTATAGATGCTCCTCAGGATGTAATTAGTGCACTATCCGGTAAGATAGGAAAATTGAATGGAATTAGCAGTAAGACCTTGTATTCTAAGGTCATTACAAAAGAATGA
- a CDS encoding nitrogenase component 1, whose product MRQTASFISTYSADEAGICSALYELGGMTVIHDPSGCNSTYTTHDEPRWYDMDSMIYISGLSEIEAIMGDDDKLINDILEAAKQLSPRFIAIAGSPIPMMVGTDIEAIAKVVEHRAGIPTFGFLTNGMNSYLSGASMAFKAVAERMVDRNISKDSKLSLNIIGATPLDFSVNGSVDSIKKLLIDNGLNIVSTWAMGSTLDEIKKSGQASVNLVISYSGLAAAEELKKMFGTPYVVGVPYGKTFSKQIIQDLKAAVDTGENKVCYTKRLVKDMSDITIIGESVMSGSIAAAINAESGRTVQVLCPLETEQKLMADGDFSARDEDDLAPYLKKSKILIADPMYRPICPKNCEFIALPHEAFSGRIYSKDIPNLVEDFKLKRN is encoded by the coding sequence ATGAGACAAACAGCGAGTTTTATTTCAACTTATTCGGCAGATGAAGCCGGCATTTGCTCTGCACTATATGAATTAGGCGGAATGACGGTGATACATGATCCCTCAGGATGTAATTCAACTTATACTACCCATGATGAACCTAGATGGTATGACATGGATAGCATGATATATATATCTGGACTATCAGAAATTGAAGCTATTATGGGCGACGATGATAAGCTTATAAATGATATTTTAGAGGCAGCAAAACAACTGTCACCGCGTTTTATAGCAATTGCAGGATCACCGATTCCAATGATGGTAGGAACTGATATTGAGGCTATTGCAAAAGTTGTGGAGCACAGGGCGGGGATACCTACCTTTGGCTTTTTAACAAACGGAATGAATTCATATTTATCTGGGGCAAGTATGGCTTTTAAGGCGGTTGCAGAGAGAATGGTTGATAGAAATATTAGTAAAGACAGCAAATTGTCTTTAAATATTATAGGGGCAACGCCTCTTGATTTTTCTGTTAACGGCAGTGTGGATTCAATAAAAAAACTGCTCATAGATAATGGGCTTAATATAGTAAGTACATGGGCAATGGGTAGTACTTTAGATGAAATTAAGAAATCCGGACAGGCATCGGTTAATCTTGTTATATCATACTCAGGATTAGCTGCTGCTGAAGAACTTAAAAAGATGTTTGGTACTCCTTATGTTGTTGGTGTACCATACGGAAAAACATTTTCAAAACAGATTATTCAAGATTTGAAAGCTGCTGTGGATACTGGAGAAAATAAAGTATGCTATACGAAAAGATTAGTTAAGGATATGTCCGATATTACGATTATTGGTGAAAGTGTAATGTCTGGTTCTATTGCAGCAGCTATTAATGCTGAATCAGGCAGAACAGTACAGGTACTTTGCCCTCTGGAAACGGAACAAAAGCTCATGGCAGACGGTGATTTTAGTGCACGTGATGAGGATGATTTAGCACCATACCTTAAAAAGTCAAAAATATTAATTGCTGATCCAATGTATCGTCCAATATGTCCCAAGAACTGTGAATTTATAGCTCTGCCACATGAAGCATTTTCAGGGAGAATATACAGCAAGGACATACCTAATTTGGTTGAGGATTTTAAGTTAAAAAGAAATTAA
- a CDS encoding Rpn family recombination-promoting nuclease/putative transposase, which translates to MAGKTRRSEIYDDNFIMSPKVDFAFKLLFGDSNNIALLQSLLSSILNISKEELNDLKIINNELPRQFAEDKKGILDVRAKTKDKKEIDIEIQVLSTDYMAERTTFYWSKMYTSQIKSGDTYDKLKKCITINIVDFECIPLNKVHTSYHITEDETGYRLTDILEIHYLELPKLDKKDVKKDENTAVIQWMEFIGAKSKEVMEMLASKNKDIKEAYDKLQIISKDEKSRMAYEAREAEIHDQMTRLKTAREEGIAKGIVQGIAQGKVKMAEKMLKRGDSIDDIVDITELARERVIELKKKYQN; encoded by the coding sequence ATGGCTGGAAAAACAAGAAGATCTGAAATTTACGATGATAATTTTATAATGTCTCCAAAAGTAGATTTTGCATTTAAGCTTTTGTTTGGAGATTCCAACAACATAGCTTTACTGCAATCACTATTAAGCTCCATATTAAATATATCTAAAGAAGAACTTAATGATTTAAAAATAATAAATAATGAACTGCCAAGACAATTTGCAGAAGATAAAAAAGGTATTTTAGATGTAAGAGCAAAAACAAAAGACAAAAAAGAAATCGATATAGAAATTCAGGTACTATCAACGGACTATATGGCTGAAAGAACAACTTTTTACTGGTCAAAAATGTATACATCACAGATAAAATCTGGAGATACTTATGACAAACTAAAAAAATGTATAACCATAAATATAGTGGATTTTGAGTGTATACCGTTAAATAAAGTTCATACAAGTTATCATATAACAGAGGATGAAACAGGATATAGACTTACAGATATACTTGAAATTCACTATTTAGAACTTCCAAAACTCGATAAAAAAGACGTAAAAAAAGATGAGAATACAGCAGTAATTCAGTGGATGGAATTTATAGGAGCAAAGTCAAAGGAGGTAATGGAAATGCTGGCGTCAAAAAATAAAGATATAAAAGAAGCTTATGATAAACTTCAAATAATAAGTAAAGACGAAAAATCAAGAATGGCATATGAAGCAAGAGAAGCAGAAATCCATGACCAGATGACTAGACTAAAAACTGCTAGAGAAGAAGGAATAGCCAAAGGTATAGTTCAGGGAATAGCTCAAGGAAAAGTAAAAATGGCTGAAAAAATGCTAAAACGTGGAGATAGTATTGATGATATTGTTGATATTACTGAACTTGCAAGGGAAAGGGTTATTGAACTAAAGAAAAAATACCAAAACTAA
- a CDS encoding nitrogenase component 1 codes for MISISAAKKDKSNVYVKIKEAEFPSSFVSGLEYSAPARGTWNIVHTGMLIPGAHQIFVCALGCLRGVVLTAAEMNAMDRFSSVVIYENNVLEGDMESLIIDGVADILKKLPKKPPAVLVYTSCIHHFMGCDLSVVYRTLREKFPDVAFADCYMNPIMRKSGLNPDQIMSRQLYSLLEKRPKNGLSINIIGNNFATYESSELVRMIRENGFELKDITLCRTYEDYLSMAESAVNISYNPVAKAGGDELERRLGQKHLYLPLCYGYKEITEHLYELADYLNIPKPDYTSAIEGAEKALKKAKNVLRDTPVAIDYTATMRPLGLARLLIEHGFKVDRVYADGFNEEEKDDFYWLKENSPELKIYPTVNARMRVLPRKSNEKMLAIGQKAAYFTGTENFVNIVQGGGMYGFDGICRMADLMMDAYINTKDTRNLIQIKGLGCDCLL; via the coding sequence ATGATAAGTATTAGTGCAGCAAAAAAAGATAAATCAAATGTATATGTAAAAATTAAAGAAGCAGAGTTTCCTTCATCTTTTGTATCGGGCTTAGAATACAGTGCGCCTGCAAGAGGTACCTGGAATATTGTCCATACCGGTATGTTAATACCTGGAGCACATCAAATTTTTGTGTGTGCCTTGGGCTGCCTCAGGGGTGTTGTACTCACAGCGGCTGAAATGAATGCTATGGATAGATTTTCATCTGTAGTTATTTATGAAAACAATGTGCTGGAAGGTGACATGGAAAGTCTTATTATTGATGGTGTAGCGGACATACTTAAAAAGCTTCCTAAGAAGCCGCCTGCTGTTCTGGTTTATACAAGCTGTATCCATCATTTTATGGGATGTGATCTTTCAGTTGTTTACCGTACCCTACGAGAAAAATTTCCTGATGTGGCATTTGCGGACTGTTATATGAATCCAATTATGCGTAAAAGCGGACTTAATCCGGATCAAATTATGAGCCGTCAACTCTATAGTCTTCTTGAAAAACGTCCTAAAAATGGATTATCTATTAATATTATAGGCAATAATTTTGCTACTTATGAAAGCAGTGAACTTGTCCGTATGATTCGTGAAAATGGTTTTGAACTTAAGGATATTACTCTGTGCAGGACTTATGAGGATTATCTTAGTATGGCAGAAAGTGCAGTTAATATATCCTACAATCCAGTGGCAAAAGCAGGAGGCGATGAACTTGAAAGAAGGCTTGGACAAAAGCATTTGTATCTGCCTCTTTGTTACGGTTATAAGGAAATAACAGAGCATTTATATGAACTGGCGGATTATCTTAATATACCAAAGCCGGATTATACTTCTGCCATTGAAGGTGCAGAGAAAGCCTTAAAAAAAGCAAAAAATGTTCTTCGCGATACACCAGTTGCCATCGATTATACTGCTACCATGCGTCCCCTTGGCCTTGCACGACTTTTAATTGAACATGGCTTTAAAGTGGATAGAGTATATGCTGATGGATTTAATGAAGAAGAAAAGGATGATTTTTATTGGCTTAAGGAAAATAGTCCTGAGCTTAAAATATATCCTACGGTTAATGCTAGAATGCGTGTACTGCCAAGAAAAAGTAATGAAAAAATGCTTGCAATAGGGCAGAAGGCAGCATATTTTACTGGTACAGAAAACTTTGTGAATATAGTACAGGGTGGAGGAATGTATGGCTTTGATGGTATTTGCCGCATGGCTGATCTTATGATGGATGCTTATATTAATACCAAAGATACAAGGAACTTGATACAAATAAAGGGATTGGGGTGTGATTGCTTGTTATGA
- a CDS encoding AAA family ATPase, which produces MIKIAVYGKGGIGKSTTVSNIAAALAKKGLKVMQIGCDPKADSTINLHNGTVIPTVLDLVRAKKNDFALEDMTTVGYAGVVCVEAGGPTPGLGCAGRGIIAALEKLKEKGAYEVYKPDVVIYDVLGDVVCGGFSMPMRSGYANKVFIVTSGENMSIHAAANIAVAVENFKDRGYAELGGLILNRRNVKNEEEKVAELADDINSTIVGTLDRSETVQEAENLKKTVIEAFPESEMADQYRKLAVSIMKDCGKEIL; this is translated from the coding sequence ATGATAAAAATAGCTGTTTACGGAAAAGGCGGAATAGGGAAGTCTACAACAGTTTCTAATATTGCTGCTGCCCTTGCAAAAAAGGGACTTAAGGTTATGCAGATTGGCTGTGATCCTAAAGCAGATTCCACTATAAATTTACACAATGGTACGGTAATTCCTACTGTGCTTGATTTAGTTCGTGCAAAGAAAAATGACTTTGCTCTTGAGGACATGACTACAGTGGGATATGCCGGTGTTGTCTGTGTTGAGGCAGGAGGTCCAACACCTGGACTTGGATGTGCGGGTCGTGGCATTATTGCAGCGCTAGAAAAGCTTAAGGAGAAAGGTGCATATGAAGTATATAAGCCTGATGTAGTAATTTACGATGTCCTTGGTGATGTGGTCTGCGGCGGATTTTCCATGCCAATGCGCAGTGGATACGCTAATAAAGTGTTTATTGTTACTTCAGGTGAAAATATGTCCATCCATGCAGCAGCAAATATTGCAGTTGCAGTTGAAAATTTTAAGGACAGGGGATACGCTGAGCTTGGAGGTCTCATTCTTAATCGCAGAAATGTAAAAAATGAAGAAGAAAAAGTGGCAGAACTGGCAGATGACATTAATTCAACCATTGTAGGTACACTTGACCGCAGTGAAACCGTTCAGGAGGCAGAAAACCTTAAGAAAACAGTAATTGAAGCATTTCCTGAAAGTGAAATGGCAGATCAGTATAGAAAACTTGCTGTGAGCATTATGAAGGACTGCGGAAAGGAAATATTATGA